One segment of Sinorhizobium sp. BG8 DNA contains the following:
- a CDS encoding cobyric acid synthase produces MTRRIMLQGTGSDVGKTVLVAGLCRIASNRGLAVRPFKPQNMSNNAAVSADGGEIGRAQWLQALAARVPSSVHMNPVLLKPQSETGSQIIVQGKVWGQARGRDYQRLKPQLLDSVMESFDAVCDGADLVVVEGAGSPAEINLRPGDIANMGFATRADVPVVLVGDIDRGGVIASLVGTHAILSPEDRRMITGYMINKFRGDVTLFDDGLSEIRRFTGWPCFGVVPWLREAGRLPAEDSVVLERLSKGTGRALKVAVPVLSRIANFDDLDPLKAEPDVELIFVRPGERLPADAGLVVLPGSKSTISDLLDFRAEGWDRDLDQHMRRGGRVLGICGGYQMLGRRVTDPLGTEGNVREVEGLGLLDVETEMAPEKTVRNSQARSLQYDVPLSGYEIHLGHTRGADCARASVSIDGRPDGAISPDGRVVGTYLHGILASDAYRAALLAELGITGGAVDYRKTVDDALNGLAGELERALDPDWLDGILGTN; encoded by the coding sequence ATGACACGCAGGATCATGCTTCAGGGGACCGGCTCGGATGTCGGAAAGACGGTGCTTGTCGCCGGTCTCTGCCGGATCGCTTCGAACCGGGGCCTCGCCGTGCGGCCGTTCAAGCCGCAGAACATGTCGAACAATGCCGCGGTCTCCGCTGACGGCGGCGAGATCGGCCGGGCGCAATGGCTTCAGGCGCTTGCCGCCCGGGTCCCTTCCTCCGTGCACATGAATCCGGTGCTCCTGAAACCGCAATCGGAAACCGGCAGCCAGATCATTGTTCAGGGCAAGGTCTGGGGACAGGCGCGCGGCAGGGACTATCAGCGGCTGAAGCCACAGTTGCTGGACAGCGTGATGGAGAGCTTCGACGCCGTCTGTGACGGGGCCGACCTGGTAGTCGTCGAAGGAGCCGGATCGCCGGCCGAGATCAACCTCAGGCCGGGCGACATTGCCAACATGGGATTTGCGACACGGGCCGACGTTCCGGTCGTATTGGTCGGCGACATCGATCGCGGCGGCGTCATCGCGTCGCTGGTCGGCACGCATGCGATCCTTTCGCCCGAGGATCGCCGGATGATCACCGGCTACATGATCAACAAGTTCCGCGGCGACGTCACCCTCTTCGACGATGGCCTCTCCGAGATCCGGCGCTTTACCGGCTGGCCCTGCTTCGGCGTCGTGCCCTGGCTGAGGGAGGCGGGAAGGCTGCCCGCGGAGGACTCCGTCGTCCTCGAGCGATTGTCGAAAGGAACCGGGCGCGCGCTGAAGGTGGCCGTGCCTGTCCTGTCGCGGATCGCAAATTTCGACGATCTCGACCCTTTGAAGGCCGAACCGGATGTCGAGCTCATCTTCGTGCGTCCCGGCGAGCGACTGCCCGCCGATGCCGGGCTCGTCGTCCTTCCAGGATCGAAGTCGACCATTTCCGATCTCCTCGACTTCCGCGCCGAGGGATGGGACCGCGACCTCGACCAGCACATGCGGCGCGGTGGCCGTGTTCTCGGGATCTGCGGCGGCTACCAGATGCTCGGCCGGCGGGTGACGGATCCCCTCGGGACCGAAGGCAACGTCCGCGAGGTCGAGGGGCTCGGCCTTCTCGATGTCGAGACGGAGATGGCGCCGGAAAAGACGGTTCGCAACAGCCAGGCACGCTCCCTCCAGTACGACGTTCCGCTTTCGGGCTACGAGATCCACCTTGGCCATACGAGGGGAGCCGACTGCGCCCGGGCGTCGGTGTCAATCGACGGCCGGCCGGACGGAGCGATTTCACCTGATGGCAGGGTCGTCGGAACCTATCTGCACGGCATCCTGGCAAGCGACGCATACCGGGCGGCGCTCCTTGCTGAACTCGGCATCACCGGAGGGGCAGTCGACTACAGGAAGACCGTGGACGATGCGCTGAACGGCCTTGCCGGCGAACTGGAACGAGCGCTCGATCCGGACTGGCTCGACGGAATTCTTG
- a CDS encoding glycine betaine ABC transporter substrate-binding protein codes for MRKLLASILLATGLLALADVAEAQCGNVSIAEMNWASAGVAAHVDKLILEKGYGCTVTLVPGDTIPTFASMNEKGEPDVAPEFWVNSVRTALGTALAEGRLIQMAPLLSEGGVEGWWIPKFLADSHREIKTVADALKHPELFPDPKNPARGAIYNCPSGWSCHVSTANLFKATEAEKAGFDLIDPGSAAGLDASIANAFEEKTGWLGYYWAPTAVLGKYDMVKLSFGLEHDTAEWDNCTSVPDCPAPRINPYPTSDAFTIVTSAFPKKAAVAMDYMGKRQWDNRTVGKVLAWMDENLGTNEAGAKYFLETYPEVWTAWVSPEVAEKVKAAL; via the coding sequence ATGAGGAAGCTGCTTGCTTCGATCCTCCTTGCCACCGGCCTGCTCGCGCTTGCAGACGTCGCTGAGGCTCAGTGCGGCAACGTATCGATTGCCGAAATGAACTGGGCCTCTGCAGGGGTCGCCGCGCATGTGGACAAGCTGATCCTCGAGAAGGGCTACGGCTGCACGGTCACGCTTGTGCCGGGCGACACGATCCCGACATTCGCTTCCATGAACGAGAAGGGAGAACCCGACGTCGCGCCGGAATTCTGGGTCAATTCGGTTCGCACCGCGCTCGGCACGGCGCTCGCCGAAGGTCGCTTGATCCAGATGGCCCCGTTGCTTTCCGAAGGCGGCGTCGAGGGCTGGTGGATCCCCAAATTCCTCGCGGACTCCCATCGCGAGATCAAGACCGTTGCCGACGCGCTGAAGCATCCCGAACTTTTCCCCGACCCGAAAAACCCCGCAAGGGGTGCCATCTACAACTGCCCGTCAGGCTGGAGCTGCCACGTTTCGACCGCCAATCTTTTCAAGGCGACGGAGGCTGAGAAGGCGGGCTTCGACCTGATCGATCCCGGCTCGGCCGCCGGCCTCGACGCCTCGATCGCCAATGCGTTCGAGGAGAAGACCGGCTGGCTCGGATATTATTGGGCGCCGACTGCGGTTCTCGGCAAGTACGACATGGTGAAGCTCTCCTTCGGCCTGGAGCACGACACCGCCGAATGGGACAATTGCACCTCCGTGCCGGACTGTCCCGCCCCCAGGATCAACCCCTACCCGACCTCGGATGCCTTCACGATCGTGACCAGCGCCTTTCCGAAAAAGGCAGCAGTAGCGATGGATTACATGGGGAAACGCCAGTGGGATAACAGGACTGTCGGCAAGGTTCTTGCATGGATGGACGAGAACCTCGGCACGAACGAGGCCGGGGCGAAATACTTCCTCGAAACCTATCCGGAGGTGTGGACAGCGTGGGTCTCACCCGAGGTCGCAGAAAAGGTAAAGGCTGCGCTTTGA
- a CDS encoding glycine betaine/L-proline ABC transporter ATP-binding protein — protein sequence MASHSIEVKNLYKIFGPRGVDFVDKVKQGMGKAELNQTYGHVLGLKDINIYMPAGGVTVVMGLSGSGKSTLIRHINRLIDPTAGEVLYDGVDVCKMNENDLREFRRHKTAMVFQKFALLPHRTVLENTVYGLEIQGVPAAESEKRARQWISRVGLSGFENHYPNQLSGGMQQRVGLARALTNDADILLMDEAYSALDPLIRVDMQTVLLDLQKELKKTVVFITHDLDEALRLGDKIAILRDGQVVQQGTGQEIVLKPADEYITAFVKEVNRGRVINVETIMSPMAGNPEGMPLAKGTVLETAAREMTASNLTVAHVVDEARRPIGAINLAAIISSMVTPTSHDDRAAA from the coding sequence ATGGCCAGCCACTCCATCGAGGTGAAGAACCTCTACAAGATCTTCGGGCCCCGCGGAGTCGACTTCGTCGACAAGGTGAAGCAGGGCATGGGCAAGGCCGAGCTCAACCAGACCTACGGCCACGTTCTCGGCCTGAAGGACATCAACATCTATATGCCGGCCGGCGGCGTCACCGTGGTGATGGGACTTTCCGGATCCGGCAAGTCGACGCTCATACGCCACATCAACCGGCTGATCGACCCGACAGCCGGCGAGGTGCTCTACGACGGCGTCGACGTCTGCAAGATGAACGAAAACGACCTCAGGGAGTTCCGCCGCCACAAGACCGCGATGGTATTCCAGAAGTTCGCGCTCCTGCCGCATAGAACCGTGCTCGAAAACACCGTCTACGGCCTGGAAATCCAGGGAGTTCCGGCTGCGGAGAGCGAAAAGCGCGCCCGTCAGTGGATTTCCCGTGTCGGTCTTTCTGGCTTCGAGAACCACTATCCGAACCAGCTCTCCGGCGGCATGCAGCAGCGCGTCGGCCTTGCCCGCGCACTGACCAACGATGCCGACATCCTTCTCATGGACGAAGCGTATTCGGCTCTCGATCCCCTGATCAGGGTCGACATGCAGACGGTGCTTCTCGATCTCCAGAAGGAACTGAAGAAAACGGTGGTGTTCATCACCCACGATCTCGACGAGGCGCTCCGCCTCGGCGACAAGATCGCGATTCTCCGGGACGGTCAGGTCGTGCAGCAGGGCACTGGCCAGGAAATCGTTCTGAAACCAGCCGACGAATACATCACCGCCTTCGTCAAGGAGGTCAACCGGGGCCGCGTCATCAACGTGGAGACGATCATGTCGCCCATGGCCGGCAACCCGGAAGGCATGCCACTGGCGAAGGGAACCGTGCTGGAGACGGCAGCCCGCGAGATGACCGCATCGAACCTTACGGTCGCCCACGTCGTCGACGAGGCACGCCGGCCAATCGGCGCCATCAATCTCGCCGCGATCATATCGTCAATGGTGACACCGACCAGCCATGACGACCGGGCTGCGGCCTGA
- the bmt gene encoding betaine--homocysteine S-methyltransferase, with protein sequence MSAAANALSALLAEKPFLLADGATGTSLFAMGLEAGEAPELWNEAKPENITKLHQDFVDAGADIILTNTFGGTRHRLKLHHAQDRVHDLNRRAAEIARAVADKAERRVVVAGSVGPTGELLVPLGALTYTEAVDAFAEQIEGLKAGGADVAWIETMSSPEEIRAAAEAATKVGLPFVYTGSFDTAGKTMMGLHPKDIHGVASDVGSGPLAVGANCGVGASDILSSLLDMTGADPSATIVVKGNCGIPEYRGAEIHYSGTPPLMAEYARLARDAGARIIGGCCGTSCEHLAAMRQALDAHEPRPRPTLDVIVEKIGPLRNKTASESAAAPARERGSRRRG encoded by the coding sequence ATGTCCGCCGCCGCCAATGCCCTTTCCGCCCTGCTTGCCGAAAAGCCCTTCCTGCTCGCTGACGGGGCGACCGGCACGTCGCTGTTTGCCATGGGCCTCGAGGCGGGCGAAGCGCCGGAGCTCTGGAACGAGGCCAAGCCCGAGAACATCACCAAGCTGCACCAGGACTTTGTCGATGCCGGCGCCGACATCATCCTGACCAACACTTTCGGTGGCACCCGCCACCGCCTGAAGCTCCATCACGCCCAGGACCGCGTTCATGACTTGAACCGCAGGGCCGCCGAGATCGCCCGCGCGGTTGCCGACAAGGCGGAACGCCGGGTCGTCGTCGCAGGGTCCGTCGGGCCGACCGGCGAACTGCTGGTCCCGCTTGGAGCCTTGACCTACACGGAAGCCGTGGACGCCTTCGCGGAACAGATCGAAGGTCTGAAGGCCGGCGGTGCCGACGTCGCCTGGATCGAAACCATGTCTTCGCCCGAGGAGATCCGCGCGGCCGCGGAAGCAGCCACCAAGGTTGGCCTGCCCTTCGTCTATACCGGCTCGTTCGATACGGCCGGCAAGACGATGATGGGCCTCCACCCGAAGGACATCCATGGCGTCGCGTCCGATGTCGGCTCCGGGCCGCTGGCGGTGGGCGCCAATTGCGGCGTGGGCGCCTCCGACATCCTGTCCTCGCTTCTCGACATGACGGGCGCCGATCCGTCGGCAACGATCGTCGTGAAGGGCAATTGCGGCATTCCGGAATATCGCGGTGCCGAGATCCACTATTCCGGTACGCCGCCGCTGATGGCGGAATATGCCCGTCTCGCCCGCGATGCCGGTGCGCGCATCATCGGCGGCTGCTGCGGAACGTCCTGCGAGCATCTTGCTGCCATGCGCCAGGCCCTCGACGCGCATGAACCCCGCCCGCGTCCGACGCTCGACGTGATCGTCGAGAAGATCGGGCCGCTGCGCAACAAGACTGCAAGCGAAAGCGCCGCCGCCCCTGCGCGCGAGCGCGGCAGCCGACGCCGCGGATAA
- a CDS encoding phosphodiester glycosidase family protein, which translates to MGIDGNGNVVFAISRHAVRFHDFATLFRDELGCRDALYLDGSISSLYAPAISRNDSHAVMGTVIAVVGTLPF; encoded by the coding sequence GTGGGCATCGACGGCAACGGCAACGTGGTCTTCGCCATATCGCGCCATGCCGTCAGATTTCATGATTTTGCAACGCTGTTCAGAGACGAACTCGGCTGCCGCGATGCACTCTATCTCGACGGCAGCATCTCCAGTCTCTACGCGCCTGCGATCAGTCGAAACGACTCCCACGCCGTGATGGGCACTGTCATCGCGGTGGTCGGAACACTTCCGTTCTGA
- a CDS encoding ferredoxin produces the protein MAQVRDDPPPIEEIRAALRPHGLFLRGSFDFTDGETVPALADGRPAAGVVLVGNIGGSMWAAFSAWREGQRDRGGSDPLDTWSKAVIGPVAHRFGGTAWFPSDQPWQPFQQWAMRSEAMRPSPLGILIHPVYGLWHGYRGALGFASASESPAPRARTHPCDACAFKPCISHCPASALTIGGFDVGRCRSHLATSEGRTGCLDGGCLARSACPVGSGYRYGAEQIRFHMAALDV, from the coding sequence ATTGCCCAAGTGAGGGACGATCCTCCCCCAATTGAAGAGATCCGTGCGGCCCTGCGCCCGCACGGTCTTTTTTTGCGCGGAAGCTTCGATTTTACGGACGGCGAGACGGTGCCCGCTCTTGCCGACGGCCGGCCGGCAGCTGGTGTGGTTCTCGTAGGCAACATCGGCGGTTCGATGTGGGCCGCATTCAGCGCATGGCGCGAGGGGCAGCGGGACCGAGGCGGCAGCGATCCCCTCGACACCTGGTCAAAGGCGGTGATCGGCCCGGTTGCCCATCGTTTCGGAGGGACCGCTTGGTTTCCCTCCGACCAGCCATGGCAACCCTTCCAACAATGGGCGATGAGGTCCGAGGCCATGCGGCCGTCACCGCTCGGCATCCTCATTCATCCCGTGTACGGCCTATGGCACGGCTACAGGGGCGCACTCGGCTTCGCATCGGCATCGGAATCGCCGGCACCCCGGGCACGCACTCACCCGTGCGATGCCTGTGCTTTTAAACCATGCATCAGCCACTGTCCGGCGAGCGCCCTCACGATCGGAGGATTCGATGTCGGACGCTGCCGATCCCACCTGGCCACGTCTGAGGGGAGGACGGGCTGTCTCGATGGGGGTTGTCTCGCACGCAGCGCCTGTCCGGTGGGGAGCGGCTATCGTTATGGCGCGGAGCAGATTCGCTTTCACATGGCGGCCCTGGACGTCTGA
- a CDS encoding trimethylamine methyltransferase family protein, producing MADVSERVEGEGGGRRSRGEGRGAAARRASRTGGGPGPSLPYITRKIREYEVLDEEGLTLIERNADRVLEEIGIEFRDDAEALALWKEAGADVKGERVHFPKGLCRELLKSAPSTFTWHARNSERSAPIGGKATVFAPVYGPPFVRDLEGNRRYATIEDFRNFVKLAYMAPSMHSSGGTVCEPVDIPVNKRHLDMVYSHIKYSDKPFMGSVTAPERAEDTIAMAKLVFGDDFVENNTVTLNLINANSPMVFDETMVGALKVYARHNQACVVSPFILSGAMSPVTVTGTLTQILAEVLAGAAFTQLIRKGAPVLFGTFAASISMQSGAPTFGTPEPSLVSYGAAQLARRLGLPFRTGGSLCGSKVPDAQAAHESANTLNMTLLAGTNFVLHAAGWLEGGLVSSYEKFMIDQDQLGMMQKMAEGIDLSENAQALDAIREVGPGSHYLGCAHTQANFQTAFYRSPLADNNSFEQWEVEGQKRIEQRANALCRSWLDSYEAPYLDPAIDDALLDYIAKRKESMPDAFT from the coding sequence ATGGCGGATGTCTCTGAACGGGTAGAGGGTGAAGGCGGCGGTCGCCGTTCGCGCGGCGAGGGGCGGGGTGCTGCGGCGAGACGCGCGTCACGCACGGGTGGCGGTCCCGGACCGTCGCTTCCCTACATCACCCGCAAGATTCGCGAGTACGAGGTTCTCGATGAGGAGGGCCTGACACTCATTGAGCGCAACGCCGACAGGGTGCTCGAGGAGATCGGCATCGAGTTTCGCGACGACGCCGAAGCGCTGGCTCTGTGGAAGGAGGCCGGCGCCGACGTCAAGGGCGAACGCGTCCACTTTCCGAAGGGGCTGTGCCGGGAACTCCTGAAGTCGGCTCCGTCCACGTTCACCTGGCATGCGCGCAATTCCGAGCGCAGCGCGCCCATCGGCGGCAAGGCGACCGTATTCGCACCGGTCTACGGACCTCCCTTCGTGCGCGATCTGGAGGGCAACCGCCGCTATGCCACGATCGAGGATTTCCGTAATTTCGTGAAGCTCGCCTACATGGCGCCGTCGATGCATTCCTCGGGCGGCACGGTGTGCGAACCGGTCGACATCCCGGTGAACAAGCGTCACCTCGACATGGTCTACAGCCACATCAAATATTCCGACAAGCCGTTCATGGGATCGGTCACCGCGCCGGAGCGCGCGGAAGACACGATTGCCATGGCGAAGCTGGTCTTCGGCGACGACTTCGTCGAGAACAACACGGTCACGCTGAACCTCATCAACGCCAACTCTCCGATGGTGTTCGACGAGACCATGGTCGGAGCGCTGAAGGTCTATGCCCGCCACAATCAGGCGTGCGTCGTCTCCCCGTTCATCCTTTCTGGCGCGATGAGCCCGGTAACGGTAACGGGAACGCTCACGCAGATCCTGGCCGAGGTTCTTGCGGGTGCGGCGTTCACGCAACTGATCCGCAAGGGTGCGCCGGTGCTCTTCGGCACCTTCGCCGCCTCTATCTCCATGCAGTCGGGTGCGCCGACCTTCGGCACGCCGGAACCGTCTCTCGTCTCCTATGGCGCAGCACAGCTCGCCCGCCGGCTCGGACTGCCGTTCCGTACCGGTGGATCGCTCTGCGGTTCCAAGGTTCCGGACGCCCAGGCGGCGCATGAATCCGCCAATACGCTGAACATGACGCTGCTGGCCGGCACGAACTTCGTGCTGCATGCGGCGGGCTGGCTGGAAGGCGGCCTCGTCTCGTCCTACGAAAAGTTCATGATCGACCAGGACCAGCTCGGCATGATGCAGAAGATGGCCGAAGGCATCGATCTTTCTGAAAATGCGCAGGCGCTCGATGCTATCCGCGAAGTTGGGCCTGGCAGCCACTATCTCGGCTGCGCGCACACGCAGGCGAATTTCCAGACGGCCTTCTACCGCTCGCCCCTCGCCGACAACAACTCCTTCGAGCAATGGGAAGTGGAAGGTCAGAAGCGGATCGAGCAGCGCGCCAACGCTCTCTGCCGCAGCTGGCTCGACAGCTATGAGGCACCCTATCTCGATCCCGCGATCGACGATGCGTTGCTTGACTATATCGCGAAGCGCAAGGAATCGATGCCGGACGCCTTCACTTGA
- a CDS encoding B12-binding domain-containing protein, translated as MSDDEIILADLSDEELVQQMHDDLYDGLKEEIEEGTHILLERGWAPYDVLTDALVEGMRIVGIDFRDGILFVPEVLLSANAMKAGMTILRPLLAATGAPKQGKMVIGTVKGDIHDIGKNLVGMMMEGAGFDVIDLGINNPVENYLEAIEREKPDILGMSALLTTTMPYMKVVIDTLKEKGMRDDYVVLVGGAPLNEEFGKAVGADAYCRDAAIAVETAKEFMLRKHNTLAGA; from the coding sequence ATGTCTGATGATGAAATCATTCTTGCGGATCTCTCCGACGAAGAACTCGTGCAGCAGATGCACGACGACCTCTACGATGGCCTGAAGGAGGAGATCGAGGAAGGTACGCACATTCTTCTCGAACGCGGCTGGGCGCCGTACGACGTCCTGACGGACGCGCTCGTGGAAGGCATGCGGATCGTCGGCATCGACTTCCGCGACGGTATCCTGTTCGTGCCCGAAGTGCTGCTTTCAGCAAACGCCATGAAGGCCGGCATGACAATTCTTCGTCCGCTCCTTGCCGCGACCGGCGCCCCGAAGCAGGGCAAGATGGTCATTGGCACGGTCAAGGGCGATATCCACGACATCGGCAAGAACCTGGTCGGAATGATGATGGAAGGCGCCGGCTTCGATGTCATCGACCTTGGCATCAACAATCCCGTCGAGAACTACCTCGAGGCGATCGAGCGCGAGAAGCCCGACATTCTCGGCATGTCCGCCCTTCTGACGACGACCATGCCCTACATGAAGGTCGTGATCGATACGCTGAAGGAAAAGGGAATGCGCGACGATTACGTCGTTCTCGTCGGCGGCGCTCCGTTGAACGAGGAGTTCGGCAAGGCGGTCGGCGCGGACGCCTACTGCCGCGACGCAGCCATCGCTGTCGAGACCGCGAAGGAGTTCATGCTGCGCAAGCACAACACGCTGGCCGGAGCCTGA
- a CDS encoding entericidin has translation MIAANTTKISIILAALLALSACGNTIRGMGKDTANAVDATEDAGRSVANAAK, from the coding sequence ATGATTGCAGCAAACACGACCAAGATCAGTATCATTCTCGCCGCCCTTCTCGCGCTTAGCGCTTGCGGCAATACCATTCGCGGCATGGGCAAGGATACGGCCAATGCGGTCGATGCGACGGAGGATGCCGGAAGGAGCGTCGCTAACGCTGCCAAGTAA